The Streptomyces sp. NBC_01275 genome has a segment encoding these proteins:
- a CDS encoding ATP-binding protein: MPEAATTPLVEPRPPRKLYRSSDGRWLGGVARGLAGHLGLPVVWVRLVFVGLFMADGLGALLYAAFWFFVPLGVGGVGDQKPPSLVATETAPDGRRRLVARRPDKGQIVALLLMVVVAMVFVGNVNLGSGAKAYLLPAVLVGAGVALVWRQADNARRARWVEVGRRRRTLTLLRAGAGVLLVTAGVSGIFVLQGSAAHLGSVLQAALAVLVGITLLAGPYLVRMTQDLSEERLMRIRAQERAEVAAHVHDSVLHTLTLIQRNAENAGEVRRLARAQERDLRTWLYKPEGTGKDEEDEPTTVADAVRRSAAEVEDKHGVPIEVVVVGDCPLDDRVGAQMQAAREAMVNAAKYGGEGGAVQVYAEVEGRTVFVSVRDRGPGFDLDSIPADRMGVRESIIGRMERHGGTARLRAVPGGGTEVELEMERAEKTS, from the coding sequence CGCCGCGCAAGCTCTACCGCAGCAGCGACGGACGCTGGCTGGGTGGCGTGGCGCGGGGGCTCGCCGGGCATCTCGGGCTGCCCGTCGTGTGGGTGCGGCTCGTCTTCGTCGGCCTGTTCATGGCGGACGGCCTCGGCGCCCTGCTCTACGCGGCCTTCTGGTTCTTCGTGCCGCTCGGTGTCGGCGGTGTCGGCGACCAGAAGCCCCCCTCCCTCGTCGCCACCGAGACCGCGCCCGACGGCCGCCGCCGGCTGGTCGCCCGCAGACCCGACAAGGGCCAGATCGTCGCCCTGCTCCTCATGGTCGTCGTCGCCATGGTCTTCGTGGGCAATGTGAATCTGGGCAGTGGCGCCAAGGCCTATCTGCTGCCCGCCGTCCTCGTCGGCGCGGGCGTCGCCCTCGTCTGGCGTCAGGCGGACAACGCCCGCCGGGCCCGCTGGGTCGAGGTCGGCCGCAGACGCCGGACGCTCACGCTGCTGCGCGCCGGCGCCGGGGTCCTCCTCGTCACCGCCGGCGTCTCGGGCATCTTCGTCCTGCAGGGCTCCGCCGCCCACCTCGGCTCCGTCCTGCAGGCGGCCCTCGCCGTCCTGGTCGGCATCACGCTTCTCGCCGGCCCCTACCTGGTCCGGATGACCCAGGACCTCTCCGAGGAGCGCCTGATGCGCATCAGGGCCCAGGAGCGTGCGGAGGTCGCCGCCCATGTCCACGACTCGGTGCTGCACACCCTGACCCTGATCCAGCGAAACGCGGAGAACGCGGGCGAGGTGCGCCGCCTCGCCCGGGCCCAGGAGCGCGACCTGCGTACCTGGCTCTACAAACCCGAGGGCACCGGCAAGGATGAGGAGGACGAGCCGACCACGGTCGCCGACGCGGTGCGTCGCAGCGCCGCCGAGGTCGAGGACAAGCACGGCGTGCCGATCGAGGTCGTGGTCGTGGGCGACTGCCCGCTCGACGACCGGGTCGGGGCACAGATGCAGGCCGCGCGCGAGGCGATGGTGAACGCCGCCAAGTACGGTGGCGAGGGCGGCGCGGTACAGGTCTACGCCGAAGTCGAGGGCAGGACGGTCTTCGTGTCCGTCCGGGACCGCGGCCCCGGCTTCGACCTCGACTCGATACCCGCCGACCGCATGGGCGTCAGAGAATCGATCATCGGCCGCATGGAGCGCCACGGCGGCACGGCGCGGCTGCGGGCGGTCCCGGGCGGCGGCACGGAGGTCGAGCTGGAGATGGAGAGGGCGGAGAAGACGTCATGA
- a CDS encoding response regulator transcription factor — MSDPTDTNGTSGTSGTNSAAGAAGSAEVGHGEGASGRHVRVVLVDDHRMFRTGVQAEIGQTEQTGVEVVGEAADVDQAVTVITATRPEVVLLDVHLPGGGGVEVLRRCAALMSDAEQPVRFLALSVSDAAEDVIGVIRGGARGYVTKTITGTDLVASVFRVQEGDAVFSPRLAGFVLDAFASTDAPPVDEDLDRLTQREREVLRLIARGYAYKEIAKQLFISVKTVESHVSAVLRKLQLSNRHELTRWATARRLV, encoded by the coding sequence ATGAGCGACCCGACGGACACGAACGGCACGAGCGGGACGAGCGGGACGAACAGTGCGGCGGGAGCGGCCGGTTCGGCCGAGGTCGGCCACGGCGAGGGCGCGAGCGGGCGACATGTGCGCGTGGTCCTCGTCGACGACCACCGTATGTTCCGCACAGGGGTGCAGGCCGAGATCGGCCAGACCGAGCAGACGGGCGTCGAGGTCGTCGGCGAGGCCGCGGACGTCGACCAGGCGGTCACGGTCATCACCGCGACCCGGCCCGAGGTGGTGCTCCTCGACGTCCATCTGCCGGGCGGCGGCGGGGTCGAGGTGCTGCGCCGCTGTGCCGCGTTGATGTCCGACGCCGAACAGCCGGTGCGCTTCCTCGCCCTGTCCGTGTCGGACGCGGCGGAGGACGTGATCGGGGTGATCCGCGGCGGCGCCCGGGGCTATGTCACCAAGACGATCACCGGCACCGATCTGGTCGCCTCCGTCTTCCGCGTCCAGGAGGGCGACGCCGTCTTCTCCCCGCGGCTGGCCGGATTCGTCCTCGACGCCTTCGCCTCCACGGACGCCCCGCCGGTCGACGAGGACCTGGACCGCCTCACCCAGCGCGAGCGCGAGGTCCTGCGCCTCATCGCCCGGGGGTACGCCTACAAGGAGATCGCCAAGCAGCTCTTCATCTCCGTGAAGACGGTCGAGTCCCATGTCTCGGCGGTCCTCAGGAAGCTCCAGCTGTCCAACCGCCACGAGCTGACACGGTGGGCGACGGCACGCCGCCTGGTGTGA
- a CDS encoding C40 family peptidase, translating to MAAHRKPRQRSLGGQTARTAATLALAGVATATAFDGTGHAEPNLTPDQVKAKVDKLYREAEEATERYNGAQAKATAAEQRLETLRDEAARKEERLNSAREALGSMAAAQYRSGGLDPAVQLALSDDPDQYLDGAAFAERAGDRQSAAVAEVRGQLREIEQLRGAARVELTSLKTRQAELRTHKKTITGKLDAARRLLSQLTAAQRARIGEGTGGGAYGGGTGDRASRAAGTGARDSLRTPGSSGADAPNSRAAAAVSFAYSKLGSPYVWGATGPDAFDCSGLMLAAYRSAGVSLPRTTYAQIGAGQRVSRSELLPGDLVFFYSGISHVGLYIGNGQMIHAPNPSAPVRVAPIDEMPFAGATRVV from the coding sequence GTGGCAGCGCACCGCAAGCCCCGACAGCGCTCGCTCGGCGGCCAGACGGCCCGGACGGCGGCCACGCTCGCCCTCGCGGGCGTGGCGACGGCGACCGCCTTCGACGGCACCGGCCACGCCGAGCCGAATCTGACACCGGACCAGGTCAAGGCCAAGGTGGACAAGCTGTACCGGGAGGCGGAGGAGGCGACGGAGAGGTACAACGGCGCGCAGGCGAAGGCGACGGCGGCCGAGCAGCGTCTGGAGACTCTCCGGGACGAGGCGGCGCGCAAGGAGGAACGGCTCAACTCGGCTCGGGAGGCGCTGGGTTCGATGGCGGCGGCGCAGTACCGCAGCGGCGGCCTCGACCCGGCCGTGCAGCTGGCGCTCTCCGACGACCCCGACCAGTACCTCGACGGCGCCGCCTTCGCCGAACGGGCCGGCGACCGGCAGTCGGCCGCCGTCGCCGAGGTCCGCGGCCAGCTGCGGGAGATCGAACAGCTGCGCGGCGCCGCGCGCGTCGAGCTGACCTCCCTCAAAACGCGCCAGGCCGAGCTGAGAACCCACAAGAAGACCATCACCGGCAAGCTCGACGCAGCCCGCCGTCTGCTGTCCCAGCTGACGGCGGCGCAACGCGCCCGCATCGGGGAGGGCACAGGCGGCGGTGCGTACGGCGGCGGCACGGGTGACCGCGCGTCACGGGCGGCCGGGACCGGAGCGCGCGACAGCCTCCGGACACCCGGCTCTTCCGGCGCCGACGCCCCCAACTCCCGTGCGGCGGCCGCCGTCTCCTTCGCCTACTCCAAGCTGGGCAGCCCCTATGTGTGGGGGGCGACCGGCCCGGACGCCTTCGACTGCTCGGGGCTCATGCTGGCCGCGTACCGCTCCGCCGGCGTCTCCCTGCCCCGCACGACGTACGCCCAGATCGGCGCCGGACAGCGCGTCTCCCGCTCCGAACTCCTCCCGGGCGACCTGGTGTTCTTCTACTCGGGCATCTCCCACGTCGGCCTCTACATCGGAAACGGCCAGATGATCCACGCCCCCAACCCGTCGGCCCCGGTACGCGTGGCGCCGATCGACGAGATGCCGTTCGCGGGGGCGACGCGGGTGGTGTGA